In Prionailurus viverrinus isolate Anna chromosome D1, UM_Priviv_1.0, whole genome shotgun sequence, the DNA window CAGCCAGGGCGGTGCCTTCCCTGAGGCAGGCACGCTGGGGGCAGAGGCAAGCCCGCATCCTGCCCCTGGCCCCCAggtcccccaggccccccagagcCCCCCACATCCCCAGAGGCTGGAGGAACATCGAGCAGAGCCACCACTGCGGAAGCCCCCAGGCCCCCGGGGCCCTCTCAGGGGTCCTCCACGACCCGTTCTGGGTGGAGCACCGGCCCGCACCCTCCCTCGGGCACAACTCTGAGGCCACCTGCCTCATCTACGCCTGGGAGGCCCCCCAGTGTGGGAACCGGcacctccctcccaccagccTCACCCAGCGGGGGCTCAACACAGACGCTGAAGCCAGGAACCTCTCAGCCGATGTCCCCTGGGCCCAGCGGGGCCCCCCAGCCCTCAGGTAGCACCTCCCGGTTGCCCTAGAGTCACCCGGATGCCCCCTGACTCACCCCGTGAGTGGTCCTGGGAATAACAGCAGGGAGGCTCCACCCCAGGTTGGCCCGGCAGGACCACGCCGACCGTAGGCCGCAAGGGAGTCTGCTCTGGTCCGGGCAGAGACGGGTTCGGGGGCCCCAACAAGGTAAACTGGGAAGGTGTGTGGAGGGTGGGGCAGAAGCCACATTTGGGATCGAGGAGCCCCGCAATTCCAGGCCCCAGCACTGCCTTCAACCGCCTTCCTAGGGTGCTAGGCCCCTGCCTTCCCCTTGGAGCCGGGGGGCACGGATCCCCAGCTCCCTTGCCTCCCTTCAGCAGcctggccgcccccccccccagggcccctgggAACACACAGCCCCTTAGTTGGGGTGTCAGTAGCACCCCTCCCCAGAACCGCAGCTCTGGGAGGACGCCAAGCCCGGCTCGTGCTCGAGGCCTCCAGAGCCTGGTGCAGGCTGGGAAGTGCCGGAGGCGCCAACGGTAAGTGGCTGTCGGTGCTGCAGGGACGCCagagcctggaggaggcagcacGGCAGGGGACAGCAAGCCAGGTGTCAGCCACACTGAGGACCAGCGCTTCTCCACCGTGGAGATGGCGGCCCTGGGCGGGGTGCTGGGCGCGCTGCTGGTTCTGACTCTGATCGCCCTCCTGATCCTCGTCCATAAGCATTACGGCCACCGGTTCAAGTGCTGCTCTGGTAAAGCTCAGGTGAGGCCCCGGGGGTCTGGGGGGAGCAGACAGGAcagggacaggggaagagagagacagggacagagaaagacaaggagacAGGGCTGTGCAGGTGAGGACCGAGCCACAGAAAGatggagagggggaaaggggaagatggaaagggggcaggagagggaggcgAGGAGACACGGGGAGCAGACACCGTAGCCCACGGAACGGGGAGGAGACcgaaaaaggcagagaaaggaaggacgAGAGCCTGGATCCTTGTCTCTGGGGAGGGCAccaggggtggggcccagcccaggcctggggTCCTGGTTGATGTCCTGgctgcccctgtcccctccccaggagCACCAGCACCCCCAGCTCTCGGGCTTTGACAACCAGGCCTTCCATGCTCCCCAAGAGTCCAACTGGGCACCGGCTCccagcccctcacctgcccccaccccggctgTGGCCCCGGAGCCTGCGACCCCGGAGCCCCCCAGCCTCCAGTCCCTGGACCCTGCCTCCGAGTCCCCAGAGGTGGCCCGGGATGGGGGCGGCCCCGCGGCTGTGAGGTCCATCCTGACCAAGGAGCGGCGGCCCGAGGGCGGCTACAAGGCCGTGTGGTTTGGCGAGGACATCGGGGCCGAGGCCGACGTGGTGGTCCTCAACACGCCCGCCTCGGACGCGGCCGGCGCTGCCGACTCTGGCAGCGAGGACAGCAGTGACGAGGCCGAGGCCGAGGCCGAGGGCCCGGGCGGGGGTTCCCGCGACGCCGCCAGCTCCACCTACGTGTagctgggctccctgcgtccctcGCTGGCCCACCCTGAGGTCGGCTGGGCTGCTCGCCCGCCCCCACTGCACCATGCACAATAAAGCGACGATTTCCAAGCTCGGCTGCGCCAAAGTCGATGGGCGGCCGGGGCGCGCAGGGTCCCCCTGGAGCTGCCGCCGGTGGGAGGTGATGGCGCGGCCCATATGCTGGGACGTCCCCGGCCCCTGCCTGCCGGGCGAGGCCGCTTCCCGTAAACCACCTGCTGTGCCTGCCAGCCAAGGGGCTTCCCAGGCCGGTGCCAGCTGGTGGCCCAGTTCCTCTCCTGGTCTAACCGCGCTGGAGGGGGGGCACCCTGCGCTGTGGATCCCCCCTCCCGACACGATATGCAGATTTTTGgccttggggaaactgaggagcCGCCCTCAGGAACTCATTTTGGAGACCAAGGTCCCTGGGGACCTTCCAGGGGGTCACAGCCAGTGTTTCGGTGAGGCTCGGTGCAGAAAGCAAGCACCGTGCTCTGAGGCACTTGGCCCTGGCGTCTGGGCTGTGACCTGTGGCTCCGAGCAGAGGCTTGCCTGGGGTGACAGGAGCTGGGAGCGGGCAGCAGGCCCAGGCCGTGGGCCAGCATGGCAGGTGGGGCTGGTCGGCTACAATCAGAGGCCGAGGGGAACCAGAGCCACGGAGTAAGGGACAGAGCCCCCTCTACTGGCCTCCCCAGGGGAGGACCGCCGGTAGGACTTCCTCTCTGATGGCCACCACACTGTCTCTCTGGATCGTCAGTGTTTTTCCTAATGAAAAGTCATCACGAATCtctttgcaaatgtcttctcaaGGGCACTCGAGTGCTCTTGTCTGAACAATTCCCATCAAGACTCCAAGCCGTACAGCTGCCACATGCCCCACGCTGTCTCCCTTTGCCCACTTTTCCTTGAGAAAAGAAGCGCCGGGTTTCGTGCGAGGTTCGCCAacgcctccccccagcccctccgcTAGTCGCCAGGGGCCCCCGGCGGGCGGCATGTGCGGGAGGCGCCTTGAGGGAGAGGAGTGACTGGACCCCGCAGGGCCGGCCCCTCCCGCCGCCCCTCCGCGACCCCCGCCCGCCCGCACCCAGGAGCTGGCGCGAGGGGCCTGGGGCACCGTCGTCCAGAGCACGTGACTTCCTCGGCTGcacctgcagccccctccccccgccggacccgcccccggcccgcccccgcCTCGCCTCCATAAAAGCGCTGGTTCCCGGCCTCCCGGGAAGACGAACCGCCCGCCCCGGTGACCAGGCGCCCAGGTACGTGTGGGGCgagcggcgcggcgcggcgcggcgcggcgcggcgcggcgcggcgcggcgacGGGGAGGGTCCGGCCGGGGGAGTCGGGTCGGGACTGAGAGGTGGGGGCGCTGCCGGCGGGggcctcccccctcccgccccacgAAGGTTTAGGTTTCGCTTTCCCGCCGCCCGCGGTTTCGCTTTCCCGCCGCCCGCGGTTTCGCTTTCCTGGCGTCCCGGgcgcgcccccctccccgccccccgcgaGCGGCCGTCCCGTCGTGTCTCCGCAGGGTCCCGCCAGAGCCCTCGCGCCGCGTCGGGGCTCTGGCTCCACACCTGTGACTTCATGCGTGCGGCCGCTCGGATCCCGCACATTTGTGGTCACAGCACGGCCACCGCCGGCAAGAATCCCACGCCTTGGCGACGTCGTGGCCATCAGCCCTCCCCCCGCGTCTGTGGTCCTAACACCTTGACAACGGGGCCACGCCTGCGACATCTTCGGTGACGCGCGGGGAGCCCCTGTCACCCGTGCCCAGCCCTCCCagcaccgccccccgccccctccgcccaGGGCTTCAGAGGGAGTCATGGCCGCGGCTCCCGAAAGGTGAGCGCCTGTCCCACCGCCAGGGTGCGCGGCCACGCCACCCGGCCGGCCGCGCCCTGACCCCGCCGGTCCTCCGCCCGCAGGGGGCCCCCGCGCCCGCGGTTCGCGGACTGGCTTCTGGGGGAGGTCGGCAGCGGCCGCTACGAAGGCCTGCGGTGGCTGGACGCGGCCCGCACGCGCTTCCGCGTGCCTTGGAAGCACTTCGCGCGGAAGGACCTGGGCGAGGCCGACGCGCGCATCTTTAAGGTGGGCCTCCAGCCAGAAGGGAGGGCCGGCCCAGGCCCCGGCCCGCGCCCCCAAGCTCACACCTTCTTCCCCCTGACCCCAGGCTTGGGCCGTGGCCCGCGGCAGGTGGCCGCCCAGCAACAGCGGAAGTGACCAGCTGGCTTCCGAAGGCGCGCTCCGCGCCAGCTGGAAAACCAACTTCCGCTGTGCGCTGCACAGCACCCAGCGCTTTGTGATGCTGCAAGACAACTCGGGGGACCCCACCGACCCGCATAAGGTGTACGCGCTCAGCTCCGCACTGGGGTGGAGAGGTGAGGAGCCCGCGGGAGGCAGGTCTTCCAGGGCGCAGCCACGGTGCCAGGACACGTTGGGACTTTGCACTGGGCAGATCTGTGGTTTCTGAAACTGGCCTGGAAGAGGCTGGAGCCCGGTTGGGGAGGGCGGGGAAAGCTTATGTGGCCTGCTGGCACTAGTGGGGGGCAGGTCGGGGGCATCCACACCCAGTGTCCCAATTTCCGAGTCTCATCCCCGTTCTCCCTCAGAAGGCCCAGGCACTAACCAGGGGGACGAGAAGGCCCCGGAAGACGCCAGACCCTTGATGGTAAGGTTGCTCTGCCCTCCCGGCTCCCAGGTGGGGGTCTCCACTCCTCGATGGAGCCAGGAGATGCTTACGCTGGCCCTTCTCCTGCAGGGTGGGCTCCCTAGGCCGTGCCCGGCAGGAGCTGCTGCTGAGAGGCAGGGGCCCAGGCTGAGCTCTGAGCTCTGTGCCCCCAGCTCCCCTTTGGGCTCCGCTGGCAATGCTGGGGACCTCttgctccaggctctggagcagAGCTGCCTGGAGGACCATCTGCTGGAAGCTGCATGGGGGTTGGACCCTATCCCCCCGGAGGTCCCTGGTGAGACGCTGGGTTGGGTGGGAGTGCTCTGCCTTGCAGGGCCCCGTGccagggggaggagcaggcagGACCGCAGAGTcattgtggagaaaggggaaggggggggggggcgggtaaccAGTGGACACAGTGCCAGCCACAGCTGGGCCAGTACAGCTGCTTCCTCGGTCACCCTCCTCAGGCCCAGCGCTCCCCAACATGGTGCCATACCTGCCTAGGGCAGTGGagacagcccccagccccaggctgcagGCCCTGCAGCAGGCCCAGGTGACAGGTGAGAGGAGTCGGGCACAGGGCACAGGGCGTgaaagagggaggggctgggggacccGGTGCCAGCTTCCGCCTTCCTCCCCAGACGCAGGCCCGGCCCCAGCCCTGGAGCCCTGGCAGCCCCCACGGGAGGCGGCGCCTGGCATCCGGACGGCAGGTGAGGTCGTGGCCGGGCCCGGCCGCTCACAGATCGGGTCACAGGCAGAGCCCAGCCCGGGGGCCCTGGAGGTGACCATCATGTACAAGGGCCGCACAGTGCTGCAGGAGACCGTGGGGCGTCCGAGCTTCGTGTTTCTGTATGGGTCCCCCAGCCCAGCCGCCGAGGCCGCAGAGCCCCAGCATGTGGCCTTCCCGAGCCCGGCCGAGCTCCCGGACCAGAAGCAGCTTCACTACACAGAGAAGCTCTTGCAGCACGTGGCCCCCGGCCTGCAGCTGGAGCTCCGGGGGCCCAGGCTGTGGGCGCGGCGCCTGGGCAAATGCAAGGTCTACTGGGAGGTGGGCGGGCCCCTGGGCTCCGCCAGCCCCTCCACGCCCCCGTGCCTGCTGCAAAGGAACCAGGACACCCCCATCTTCGACTTCAGCGCCTTCTTCCGAGGTCAGTGATGCACCCgacgggggcgggggccggggccgctgccctcccccgcccctctcctgccctcgtCCTGCTCACCACAGCCCTGCCCTACAGAGCTGGTAGAGTTCCGGGCTTGCCGGCGTCGGGGCTCCCCGCACTACACCATCTACCTGGGCTTTGGGCAGGACCTGTCGGCTGGGAGGCCCAAGGAGAAGAGCCTGGTCCTGGTGAAGGTGAGGCACGGGGTCCCGTGGGCAGGGCCGCAGGCAGCCCAGCCCGTCTGGCCTGACGACATCCTCCCTGCAGCTGGAGCCGTGGCTGTGCCGGGCGCACCTGGAGTACGTGCAGCGAGAAGGCGTGTCCTCCCTGGACAGCAGCAGCCTCGGCCTCTGCCTGTCCAGCTGCAACAGCCTCTACGAGGCCCTGGAGCACTTCCTCATGGAGGTGGAACAGCCCGCCTAAG includes these proteins:
- the IRF7 gene encoding interferon regulatory factor 7 isoform X2 is translated as MAAAPERGPPRPRFADWLLGEVGSGRYEGLRWLDAARTRFRVPWKHFARKDLGEADARIFKAWAVARGRWPPSNSGSDQLASEGALRASWKTNFRCALHSTQRFVMLQDNSGDPTDPHKVYALSSALGWRGPGTNQGDEKAPEDARPLMGGLPRPCPAGAAAERQGPRLSSELCAPSSPLGSAGNAGDLLLQALEQSCLEDHLLEAAWGLDPIPPEVPGPALPNMVPYLPRAVETAPSPRLQALQQAQVTDAGPAPALEPWQPPREAAPGIRTAGEVVAGPGRSQIGSQAEPSPGALEVTIMYKGRTVLQETVGRPSFVFLYGSPSPAAEAAEPQHVAFPSPAELPDQKQLHYTEKLLQHVAPGLQLELRGPRLWARRLGKCKVYWEVGGPLGSASPSTPPCLLQRNQDTPIFDFSAFFRELVEFRACRRRGSPHYTIYLGFGQDLSAGRPKEKSLVLVKLEPWLCRAHLEYVQREGVSSLDSSSLGLCLSSCNSLYEALEHFLMEVEQPA
- the IRF7 gene encoding interferon regulatory factor 7 isoform X1 — protein: MAAAPERGPPRPRFADWLLGEVGSGRYEGLRWLDAARTRFRVPWKHFARKDLGEADARIFKAWAVARGRWPPSNSGSDQLASEGALRASWKTNFRCALHSTQRFVMLQDNSGDPTDPHKVYALSSALGWREGPGTNQGDEKAPEDARPLMGGLPRPCPAGAAAERQGPRLSSELCAPSSPLGSAGNAGDLLLQALEQSCLEDHLLEAAWGLDPIPPEVPGPALPNMVPYLPRAVETAPSPRLQALQQAQVTDAGPAPALEPWQPPREAAPGIRTAGEVVAGPGRSQIGSQAEPSPGALEVTIMYKGRTVLQETVGRPSFVFLYGSPSPAAEAAEPQHVAFPSPAELPDQKQLHYTEKLLQHVAPGLQLELRGPRLWARRLGKCKVYWEVGGPLGSASPSTPPCLLQRNQDTPIFDFSAFFRELVEFRACRRRGSPHYTIYLGFGQDLSAGRPKEKSLVLVKLEPWLCRAHLEYVQREGVSSLDSSSLGLCLSSCNSLYEALEHFLMEVEQPA